CACCGCCCAATGAAACGTACTCGGGTTTGGCTCCGAGAGCTTCGCTGGCGATATTGAATTTCTGCCTGAGGTATTCAGCAGTTTTGAGGTAGGGCCCGACGTCGAAAATCTGTGAACCGATGTGCGCCTGCAGCCCCACCAACCGCAAAGACGGTGATGCTTTCACGATCTTCAGCGCCTCGGCGAAATCTGCTTCGCTCAGCCCAAATTTGTTTTCTTCTTTGCCTGTGGTAATGTGGCGGTGCGTGTCGACCTCGACGTCGGGGTTGAGCCTGAAACTGACCGAACCCACGACTGATTTTTCAGCAGCAATGCGCGCGATGTCGCTGAGCTCGGCGATGCTCTCGACGTGAAAGCTGCGAATGCCGAGGTCAAGGCCCACCGCAATTTCAGCCTCGCTCTTGCCAACGCCCGCGAATACGATCTTGCCAGGCGCGAAACCGGCTTTGAGCGCGCGGTAAAGTTCGCCGCCCGAGACGACGTCGGCGCCGAAACGTTCATGCGCCGCGATCAGCGACAGCAGCGACAAGTTGGATTGTGACTTTACAGAAAAGTAGAACTTACAGCCCGGCAGCCCCTGCTCAAGCAGCTTAACACGCTCGCTGAGCAGTGCCTCTTGGTAGACCCAAAAAGGACCAGTGTAATGATGCTTTTCGGCCAGCTCTTTCGCAGCGCGCGCCAGCAGTGTGGCCGTATCATGACCATGCCAGATGAGTTGATTATTTTGGTATGAGAACATGTGGTATCAATAGTTGGTTGCAGCAGCGCCGCAACCAACTATTGAATTGTTTATTTCGCGACTTTTGCGAAGTATTCTTTTGAACCCTTCGTGTCGGCTTTCATTGAAGACGCACCGGGTGTCCAGTTTGCGGGGCAAACTTCGCCTGGGTGAGATTCGGCAAATTGGTCTGCCTGTACTGTGCGCAGAACTTCGTCGATGTTACGGCCAACGTTGTTGTTATTCACAGTCGCTGATTTCAGCACGCCGTTACCATCGATGATGAACACACCGCGCAGTGCGATGCCAGCTTCTTCGATCAGCACACCATAGCTGCGCGCGATGTCTTTTGTGATGTCTGCCAGAATCGGGTATTTGATTTCGCCGATACCGCCTTTGTCACGGGGCACTTCGGTCCACGCCAGGTGGCTGAACTTGCTGTCTACCGAGCAGCCGATAACCTGCGCACCGAGTTTTTCGAACTCTGCCGCTTTGTCAGAGAATGCAATAATCTCTGTCGGGCACACGAAGGTAAAGTCGAGCGGATAGAAAAAGAGCACAACATATTTGCCCTTATAGTCGCTGAGTGAAACATCTTTAAAATCTTTGCCTACGAGCGCAGTCGCCTTGAACTCGGGGGCTTTCTTACCAATCATTAACATAGAAACTCCTTATTATACTTAGTCTTTTATTTTACTTCGTAAAATATAGCTGATCTCACGATTCTTGGCCACAAAAGTAAACGCATTAGGTTACCGAAGGCTACGCCTTCGGTAACCTAATGCTCGTGTGCGGCTGGCAGGAGTCGAACCTGCTACCCTTTGGTTCGAAGCCAAATACTCTATCCAGATGAGCTACAGCCGCTTTCGGCGGCTGTAGCTCATCTATGTGACGAACTATGGCCGCGATTGCTTAGATAAATTTCTGTTTTTTAGACACGCGGTCAATGAAAACAGATGTGGCAAATTAACCGCCGCTGTTCTTGTTCGGTGCGCTGCAGATTGTTTTGAAAAGATCTTCGCTGCCGGGCTCGGCTTTCCATAAGGGGCGGCCTTTGGGGTCACGCAGGGCATAAGACTTGCCGCTGAGCTTCAGCTGTACGACCAGCGCGGTTGCATCGCTCTGAACGAGCAGCTTCGCCTCGATTTCAGAACCGATTTTTATATCAATCTGGCGCTGCAGCAGATACCATTTGGGTGCAAGGTGCAGATTGATAACACCTTTGTCTTTGGTCGAAAGCATCGCGTGCAAGACGTAATCCATCGATTTGCCGCAATAGTCTTCTTCGACGCTGACAACCTTGCCGCTGACACTCAGTTTCTTACCCACGGCGAGCAGAGGTAGCGTAAGCAGCAGAATCAAGAACGATATTCTCTTCATATACCATTTACGGTAGTTCAGGCTGCACAGCAACCATAACGCAGCGCAGCGATTATGGTCTTTTCGCCGCGTCTAAACCCGCGTTAGTGTCGGCGATGAGCGATCTGGCCGCCGACAAAGCCCTGTTAAAAGAAGCAATCCGCAAATTTTCTTATCGCGAAAACCATGCCGAGCCGTTCACACTGGCGTCAGGCAAAAAGAGCCCGTATTATTTCGACCTGAAACAGACGCTGCTACAGCCGAAATACCTGGCCCTTGCCGGCCGTATTGTTTCGCAGATCATTGCGCAGCACTACCAGGGCAAGGTCATCGCCGCGGGGCTCACGATGGGGGCCGACCCCATCATCTATTCAGCAGTTCTAGCGGTCGACTACGCACCCGGCGCGGGCAAACCTGAACTCGTACCCGCGATTGTGCGCAAAGAAGCCAAAGACCACGGCACGGGCAAGAAGATTGAGATGCTCAAGGGTATCGACACGGCTACCCCCTGCGTCATGGTCGACGACGTGATCACGACCGCAGGCTCTACGCTCAAGGCCTTCGCGGCGATGCGCGAAGCGGGTTTCGCGATCAAGCATGCGGTGTGCATACTTGACCGGGGCGAAGGCGGCGCCGCAGCGCTCGCCGAAAACGGCGTTACCCTGCTTTCGGTTTTCACAGCCGAAGAATTTAAGGAGCGCTAACGATGAAGATTCTGTTTCGCAACCTCGGCTACGCGCTGCTTCTCACGATTATCAGCGTGTTCGTGAACCATGCACTCGGCTTCAATACAGAGCGTCACGACATCGGCGATTATTCGCGCCATACCGTGACGGTGATCTTCTGGTGTTCGATATTTCTGACAATCGTGCAGATTCGTGCTGTTTCGGGCGATGACCATAATTTTCTGACCGCGTTTCGTCTCGGCTTTTTCTATTCGGCGTTTTATTCGGCAGCCTTTGCCCTGTTCATGATTTTCTACCAGCGCGTGATCAACCCCCAGTTCTACCCAACCTATCGTAAATTTTTCGAAGACCGTCTGGTTACGGCAAAACTTTCGCCAGACCTGATCGCGTCGCGCATGCGCCAGTTCGACATGAGCTTCAACGGTGATTTCCCGACTTATGTTTTACTGTTCTTGTACATGGCGATGGGCGGAGCTATTCTGTCGGCGATTGCAGCAGCAATATTCAGAAACCCGGTGAAGAATGGCTGAAGCGCGGTTCTACGGTAATAGTGATGATGAGTTCTTTTCACTAAACCGAAAAAGCACGGGCCCTGCAGAGAAAGTGATACTGATTGCAGGCTATACGCGTGCCGGCAAAGAACAGTTTAGCCGCGAAATTGCTGTGGCGGCCAAAGATTTACAGGCGCTTGCCACCTGGTTAGACGATTTCTGGAACGAAGCGCCCCCGGTTCAACTCGCCGAGGGATTCATTCGCTTCGTCTACTCGCACCGCGAACATATAGGCGAAGGCTATTACAATATCGAATTTGACGGCAAAAAGATTCTGCAGGTCTATGAGCAGCTTGGCACCTCAAACACCTTTCGCGCCAGCCAGATTCGCTCGCTCTTGAACTGACATGCAAAATGCCTGGCTGCTTCTGATCGTCAGCGCCGTGCTCTGGGGCGGCGTTTTTCATGTGATCAAATACCCGCTGTCGGTGGCGCCGCCGTTCGTCGTGATTTTCGTGCGCTTTGCCCTCACGGTACTTCTGCTTTCGCCATGGCTCATCGCGCGCCACAACTACCGGCGCGCATTCAACCGTGAAAATCTGGGAGATTTGATCTTTCTCGCACTCGTCGGCATATGCGCGTACAACACCTTCTTTACCTATGGCATGGCGCTGTCAGAACCCGCGACGGGGTCGCTGATTATTGCGGCCAACCCCGCGATGACAACCTTCATTTCGCGCCTCTGGAAAAAAGAAATCATTTCGCCGATTCGCTGGGTGGGCATTGCGCTCGCTTTCTTCGGTCTCGTGTTTATCGTCTTTGAAGGCAGCGCGGCGAATCTCGGCCGATTGCAACTTGGCGCCGGCAACCTGATTTTACTCGGCGCTCCGTTTGTGTGGGCAATCTATTCGATCAAGAGCCGCGAAGTCTTACAGCGCGTGCCGACCATGGTATTCACGCCCGCGGTGCTGCTGCTCTCGCTGCCACTGCAGGGTTTTGCCGCTTTGTTGCAGCTCGACGGTTTTGCCTGGGCGGGTGAGGCGAAATTCTGGTGGCCCGTCGTCTTTCTCGGCGTTATGGCGACCGGCGTCGCCTACCTCTGCTGGAACAAGGGCATTGAACTTCTCGGTGCAGCCCGCGGTTCGGTTTTTATCAACCTGATTCCCGTGACGGCGATCGTCATCTCATGGGTCTTGGGCCACCCGCTGCATGCATTCCACTTTATAGGCGGATCGATAGTCGTACTCGGTGTTATTCTCGCTTCGCGAAAATAACACTCTTGAACTCACGGCGAATGAATTCGCGGCGGGGCTTCAATGTCTGTGTCAACTCGGCGCCGCGGTGAAAGCGCCGGGGCAGCACGTGAATTCGTGTCGGCCGCGCCGCTGCAGACAAACCTGAGTCGATGAGCAGTCTCTCAAATTCTTTCTGGTAGAGGCCCTTGGCAACACCCGCAAGAAGCGGCAACCAGAAGTCACCGTGCTTTTCAGGCCTTTCGGCATATTCGGCAAGTGCCGGGGCATACGAATGCTGCGCGAGCCACTGCAACAACTCATGAAAATCGGGCACCACAAGCGCGACCGGTGTTCTGTCACCGCTCTCGGTAACTACAACCCAACCGACGAACCGGCTGCCGCGCAAGACATTCTCGACAAGTTCAGGAAACACCCTCTCTCCGGTCGCGACACGAAACGCATTGATTTTGCGACCGACAACTACCAGGTTACCGCGCGAGTCGAGCGAGCCGATATCGCCAGTCTTGTATTGCAGTGGCGGCTGCGGATTACTCTTCAATGCCTGCATGTCGGCAAAATAACCGGCGAACACGTTGGGCCCGGTCACACAGATCTCGCCGAGCAACGCTGCACCCGAACCCGAATTTTCGAGTGCTTCGATCGTCACGTGCACCCCGGGCAATACCCTGCCGACCGCACCGGGAAAGTTGCGCGTCGGCCTTCTGAGCGCCGTAACACATTGTTCGGTTGAACCATAACCTTCAAGTACCTGAAACCCCAACGCTCTGAGCGTTTCGTCGACTACCAGGGGCAGCGGGGCATCACCCATGATGGCGTACCTAAGCGTCGGGCTCACACGCCGGCGAATTGCACGAAAAATCGTGCGCTGCAAGACCCAGCGTACAGGCAAGAGGTATGCGAGTTTGACAATGGCAAAGATCGAAGGTGTCTGTTTGTCATAGCGGGTGCGGCTGAACCAGTACTCGAATATGCGGTCAGTTTTGATCACAGTGCGAATCGCAGAACGCAGAATAATCCTCATTTTGCTTTTTTCGATCTGCGATATAATCTGCCGATAAACAGCTTCCCAGATTTCGGGAAAGCTCGGAAACACCGTTACCCCCGAAGTTTTAAGGGCACCTGCCAGAGCCGGTATTGAAGAGTAGACGACCGAGCCGCCGGTCGCAATGGCAACGTATTCGACAAGTCGGGCATAAAGGTGCCACGAGGGCAAACACGAGAGAAAAACATCGCTGCGCCTCAGCTTCAGTACGCGCGGAATAACACGCATCGCATGCAAAAACGAACGCTGTAAAACCGGCACTTGCTTGGCCACGCCCGTTGTGCCCGAGGTTGCGATGATGGCAGAAACGGCAATTGTACGTTCGCTCAATAGCCTTTGATTGCCCACACCTGACTCGAATATGTTGCCGAGGGTGGTTGCGTTGGGCTCGGTACCCGAAGCCACAATCAATGCCAAAGATCGCTGCACGATGCGCAGCGAAAGCAGCTGGCCCGCGGCAGCCGTATCGAGCACGATGATCACCTTGCTGCCCGTTTTTTCGGCGAGCGCGGCTATTTCATTCGCGGGCTTAGCCGATTCAACAGGAAACTCAACCGCGCCGATTGCCTGAATTGACAGGCTGACGATCAGCCACCATCGACTCTGATCGGCCACCACAATGATCGCCTCGTGCTGCGATACATGCAGTTCGTGTTGCAGATAGCGAGCAAGCGACAGCACACGCTGGTGCACTTCGGCATAGCTAAGACTCTCACCTTCGGCAGTAAGGCAGACACTCGCGGGAAATCGGCGCGCAGAATCGCAGAACTTTCGATAGACAGAATGGTCGTGCACGGTGAGAAATCAATTCTTAGGCCAGCTTCGCCTGTAAAGCCGAAGCTGGCCGATGCAGCTAGCGCAGCTTCACCCGCTGCAACCGCAACGCATTGAGCGTCACCGATACCGAACTGAGCGCCATCGCGGCACCCGCTAGCCACGGCGCCAGAAACCCCGCTGCCGCCACCGGAATGCCGATGGTGTTATAGGCAAGTGCCCAGAACAGGTTCTGCCGAATATTGCGCATCGTGAGCCGCGACATGCGAACCGCGCGCACCAGGCCCTTGAGATCGCTGCCCAGAAGCGCCACATCGGCCGTTTCGATCGCGATGTCCGAACCACCGCCCATTGCGATACCGACGTCTGCTGCGGCCAAAGCTGGGGCGTCATTTATTCCATCCCCAACCATTCCCACATGTCTATCGCCGGCTTTAAGCTCAGCAATGATGCCTGCCTTACCTTCTGGCTTCACGCCCGCGTAATAGCGGTCGATACCGGCTTTCGCTGCAATCGCCGCCGCGGTGCGCTCGTTGTCGCCGGTGATCATCACGGTTTCGACGCCGAGCTCTTTGAGTTCAGCAATCACGGCGCGTGCTTCAGGGCGAATTTCGTCGGCAATTGCGATGAGTCCGGCAATCGTCGCGTTACGGACAACTGCCACGACTGTCTGGCCTTCAGCTTCGAGCGCGGCGGTTTTTTCGGCGAACGCGGCGAGATCAAGACCACGCTCGGCGATGAAGCGGGGTGAGCCGATCAGCACCGGCGTGCCCGAGAACATCGCCTCGACACCGCCACCGGGCGAGACACGAAAGTTCTGCACTTCGGCGAGGGTGAGCTTGCGCTCGTTCGCGGCGGCAACCACTGCCTGTGCCAGCGGGTGTTCGCTCAACTGCTCGACCGACGCCGCCATAGCCAAAAACTCCGCTTCGTTTTCGCCAGTGACGATCGCCGTCACCTTGGGCTCGCCGCGGGTAATCGTGCCGGTCTTGTCGAGTGCGATGATCTGCACGCCACCTGCATGCTCGAGGTGCACCCCGCTGCGAAAGAGAACCCCCGCCTCGGCCGCACGGCCCGAACCCGCCATGATCGATGTCGGTGTCGCGAGGCCGAGCGCACACGGGCAGGCAATTACGAGCACCGCAATAGCATTCTCGAGCGCCCGGGCAAAGTTGCCGGTATCGACAATGAAGTACCAGGCGACAAATGTGGCAACGGCAACCAGCAGCACAGTCGGAGTGAAAACCGCGGAGACACGGTCGGCAAAACGCTGTATCGGCGCGCGCGCACCTTGCGCCTCTTTGACTGCCCGCACAATGCGCGCGAGTGTCGCATCTTTGCCGACCTTTTCGGCGCGAATGCGCAGTGACCCGAGTTGGTTGAGGGTGGCGCCGATAACGGCATCACCTGCCTTCTTCTCAACGGGCATACTTTCACCCGTGATCATGGCCTCGTTTACCGCAGACGCTCCGTCGATGACAGTGGCATCCACCGGGATAATTTCACCGGGTTTCACGCGCACAACATCACCGACGCGCACCTTTTCGATC
The sequence above is a segment of the Turneriella parva DSM 21527 genome. Coding sequences within it:
- the lysA gene encoding diaminopimelate decarboxylase; this translates as MFSYQNNQLIWHGHDTATLLARAAKELAEKHHYTGPFWVYQEALLSERVKLLEQGLPGCKFYFSVKSQSNLSLLSLIAAHERFGADVVSGGELYRALKAGFAPGKIVFAGVGKSEAEIAVGLDLGIRSFHVESIAELSDIARIAAEKSVVGSVSFRLNPDVEVDTHRHITTGKEENKFGLSEADFAEALKIVKASPSLRLVGLQAHIGSQIFDVGPYLKTAEYLRQKFNIASEALGAKPEYVSLGGGFGVNYQQLEGNAVNFDFAALAKAVQGIFASETEIHFEPGRFISAPLGILASQVRHLKQRTGKIIAIIDAAMNDLIRPMLYEAYHPILPVQRREKKLVYDIVGPVCESTDTFAHARELTELAEKDWLAIGYAGAYGSVMSSTFNSRLLIPEVLLTEKGEIRIIRKPQTLEQLLANEVVN
- a CDS encoding peroxiredoxin; translated protein: MLMIGKKAPEFKATALVGKDFKDVSLSDYKGKYVVLFFYPLDFTFVCPTEIIAFSDKAAEFEKLGAQVIGCSVDSKFSHLAWTEVPRDKGGIGEIKYPILADITKDIARSYGVLIEEAGIALRGVFIIDGNGVLKSATVNNNNVGRNIDEVLRTVQADQFAESHPGEVCPANWTPGASSMKADTKGSKEYFAKVAK
- the pyrE gene encoding orotate phosphoribosyltransferase, producing MSDLAADKALLKEAIRKFSYRENHAEPFTLASGKKSPYYFDLKQTLLQPKYLALAGRIVSQIIAQHYQGKVIAAGLTMGADPIIYSAVLAVDYAPGAGKPELVPAIVRKEAKDHGTGKKIEMLKGIDTATPCVMVDDVITTAGSTLKAFAAMREAGFAIKHAVCILDRGEGGAAALAENGVTLLSVFTAEEFKER
- a CDS encoding DUF4199 domain-containing protein, translated to MKILFRNLGYALLLTIISVFVNHALGFNTERHDIGDYSRHTVTVIFWCSIFLTIVQIRAVSGDDHNFLTAFRLGFFYSAFYSAAFALFMIFYQRVINPQFYPTYRKFFEDRLVTAKLSPDLIASRMRQFDMSFNGDFPTYVLLFLYMAMGGAILSAIAAAIFRNPVKNG
- a CDS encoding DMT family transporter, giving the protein MQNAWLLLIVSAVLWGGVFHVIKYPLSVAPPFVVIFVRFALTVLLLSPWLIARHNYRRAFNRENLGDLIFLALVGICAYNTFFTYGMALSEPATGSLIIAANPAMTTFISRLWKKEIISPIRWVGIALAFFGLVFIVFEGSAANLGRLQLGAGNLILLGAPFVWAIYSIKSREVLQRVPTMVFTPAVLLLSLPLQGFAALLQLDGFAWAGEAKFWWPVVFLGVMATGVAYLCWNKGIELLGAARGSVFINLIPVTAIVISWVLGHPLHAFHFIGGSIVVLGVILASRK
- a CDS encoding AMP-binding protein, giving the protein MHDHSVYRKFCDSARRFPASVCLTAEGESLSYAEVHQRVLSLARYLQHELHVSQHEAIIVVADQSRWWLIVSLSIQAIGAVEFPVESAKPANEIAALAEKTGSKVIIVLDTAAAGQLLSLRIVQRSLALIVASGTEPNATTLGNIFESGVGNQRLLSERTIAVSAIIATSGTTGVAKQVPVLQRSFLHAMRVIPRVLKLRRSDVFLSCLPSWHLYARLVEYVAIATGGSVVYSSIPALAGALKTSGVTVFPSFPEIWEAVYRQIISQIEKSKMRIILRSAIRTVIKTDRIFEYWFSRTRYDKQTPSIFAIVKLAYLLPVRWVLQRTIFRAIRRRVSPTLRYAIMGDAPLPLVVDETLRALGFQVLEGYGSTEQCVTALRRPTRNFPGAVGRVLPGVHVTIEALENSGSGAALLGEICVTGPNVFAGYFADMQALKSNPQPPLQYKTGDIGSLDSRGNLVVVGRKINAFRVATGERVFPELVENVLRGSRFVGWVVVTESGDRTPVALVVPDFHELLQWLAQHSYAPALAEYAERPEKHGDFWLPLLAGVAKGLYQKEFERLLIDSGLSAAARPTRIHVLPRRFHRGAELTQTLKPRREFIRREFKSVIFAKRE
- a CDS encoding heavy metal translocating P-type ATPase, producing the protein MSQQKTLDISGMTCANCALRIEKGLSKLPGVQSATVNFAMETASVEYDEAVCELPQLIGKVEQLGYGAAEQKEEESDQRAAERYREYVHTFRLWLVSAFLSLPLAYTMVAHLGISFLPMPAILMNPWFQLVLAAPVQFIIGARFYAGAWRALLDKSANMDTLVSLGTSAAFFYSLWMTLQHGGHAQLYYETSAVLITLILLGKLLEARAKGKTSSAISKLMHLQAKSAFVERDGAVLEVPIEKVRVGDVVRVKPGEIIPVDATVIDGASAVNEAMITGESMPVEKKAGDAVIGATLNQLGSLRIRAEKVGKDATLARIVRAVKEAQGARAPIQRFADRVSAVFTPTVLLVAVATFVAWYFIVDTGNFARALENAIAVLVIACPCALGLATPTSIMAGSGRAAEAGVLFRSGVHLEHAGGVQIIALDKTGTITRGEPKVTAIVTGENEAEFLAMAASVEQLSEHPLAQAVVAAANERKLTLAEVQNFRVSPGGGVEAMFSGTPVLIGSPRFIAERGLDLAAFAEKTAALEAEGQTVVAVVRNATIAGLIAIADEIRPEARAVIAELKELGVETVMITGDNERTAAAIAAKAGIDRYYAGVKPEGKAGIIAELKAGDRHVGMVGDGINDAPALAAADVGIAMGGGSDIAIETADVALLGSDLKGLVRAVRMSRLTMRNIRQNLFWALAYNTIGIPVAAAGFLAPWLAGAAMALSSVSVTLNALRLQRVKLR